Proteins encoded together in one Oncorhynchus mykiss isolate Arlee chromosome 7, USDA_OmykA_1.1, whole genome shotgun sequence window:
- the LOC110528867 gene encoding zinc finger protein 271 isoform X1, whose amino-acid sequence MAELEDAGLPQTMQETRDEEEPGNSKAEEMDTPEDLQDDNLIERDHFHSSNNEQQDGHLAVRRNVILERTKFNQRQQEAGETAHDFITALHCLSEHCGYGALLSEMIRDRLVMGLCDRTLSEQLQMDPEITLDKAVTRIRQNELVKKQQDLPENNFKAVSSAANVESELSHSTPQCPANTQCQSEKNNKNSDRPQQTQTTQDNGEEPQHTGGTDDWIEGFSPGGEKPHYCFDCGKSFRKVRDLIRHQRTHTGEKPHHCPDCEQSFARLDRLKSHQLTHTGMKAHQCPDCDKSYSQSYHLKRHHLRKHMKEKYFHCNHCEEIFSRPKDLKTHMHVHAGEMAYLQQETHTGKKPYHCSEINQCSDCGKSFRQVGDLKRHQRTHTGEKPYHCPDCDRAFSRLDRLKSHQLTHTGVKAHQCPDCDKSYSQSYHLKRHHQRKHMKGKYFRCNHCEELFSKPEDLKTHMHVHTGENAYLPQDTHTGKKPYHCSRCDKRFPDMAKLRSHLPVHTGDLALHCSDCGKCFLNKSKFERHQRTHTESVLYLCTDCGEGFSNMQRLERHQRMHTGEKPYHCTDCGKSFALEKTFKCHKQAHKFKLSGERAAYPCSECGNTFSRSCDVMTHVRRVHNKERPFQCSCCGKRFFQKNSLTIHMRIHTGEKPYHCSECGQSFSQINDRKRHQKRQHTGEKTTSILQSERQSHRDSQ is encoded by the coding sequence GCAGAGGAGATGGACACCCCAGAAGACCTGCAAGATGACAACCTGATCGAGCGGGACCACTTCCACAGTTCTAATAATGAGCAGCAAGATGGACATTTGGCAGTTAGGAGGAATGTTATATTAGAACGAACAAAATTCAACCAAAgacaacaggaagcaggagaGACAGCTCATGATTTTATCACTGCACTTCATTGTTTGTCAGAACATTGCGGTTATGGAGCTCTGCTCAGTGAGATGATAAGAGACAGACTAGTCATGGGCTTATGTGACAGAACACTGTCTGAGCAATTACAAATGGACCCAGAAATAACACTGGATAAAGCTGTCACACGCATTCGTCAAAATGAACTTGTGAAAAAGCAACAGGACCTGCCAGAGAATAACTTCAAAGCTGTCAGCAGTGCAGCAAATGTAGAGAGTGAGCTTTCACATAGCACACCGCAATGCCCAGCCAACACCCAGTGCCAATCTGAGAAAAACAATAAAAACTCAGACAGACCACAACAAACCCAAACAACACAGGATAATGGAGAGGAGCCCCAACATACAGGTGGCACTGATGATTGGATTGAGGGTTTCAGTCCTGGAGGAGAGAAGCCTCACTACTGCTTTGATTGCGGTAAGAGCTTTAGAAAAGTGAGGGATCTTATAAGACACCAGCGAACGCATACTGGAGAGAAGCCTCACCACTGCCCTGATTGTGAACAAAGTTTTGCTCGGTTAGATCGTCTTAAGTCACACCAACTAACACATACAGGAATGAAGGCTCACCAATGCCCTGATTGTGACAAAAGTTATTCTCAATCGTATCATTTGAAAAGACATCACCTGCGAAAGCATATGAAAGAGAAATACTTCCACTGCAATCATTGTGAGGAAATTTTCTCCAGACCGAAAGATCtaaaaacacacatgcatgtacatgCTGGAGAAATGGCATACCTTCAGCAAGAAACTCATACAGGtaagaagccttaccactgctctgaaATTAATCAGTGCTCCGACTGTGGGAAGAGCTTTCGACAAGTGGGGGATCTTAAAAGACACCAACGAACACATaccggagagaagccttaccactgcccTGATTGCGACAGAGCTTTCAGTCGATTAGATCGCCTTAAGTCACACCAGCTAACACATACAGGAGTGAAGGCTCACCAATGCCCTGATTGTGACAAAAGTTATTCTCAATCGTATCATTTGAAAAGACACCACCAGCGAAAGCATATGAAAGGGAAATACTTCCGCTGCAATCATTGTGAGGAACTTTTCTCCAAACCAGAAGATCtaaaaacacacatgcatgtacataCTGGAGAAAATGCATACCTTCCACAAGACACTCATACAGGAAAGAAACCTTACCACTGTTCAAGGTGTGATAAAAGATTTCCTGACATGGCAAAACTAAGATCACACCTTCCAGTACACACTGGAGACCTGGCACTCCACTGTTCTGACTGTGGAAAGTGTTTCTTAAACAAGTCAAAGTTTGAAAGACATCAAAGAACACACACTGAAAGTGTACTATACCTTTGCACTGACTGTGGGGAGGGTTTTTCAAATATGCAACGGTTGGAAAGGCACCAGCGAatgcacactggagagaaaccataCCACTGCACCGATTGCGGGAAGAGTTTTGCACTTGAAAAAACATTTAAGTGTCACAAGCAAGCACATAAGTTCAAACTTTCTGGAGAAAGAGCAGCCTATCCTTGCTCGGAATGTGGAAATACTTTTTCTCGTTCATGTGACGTGATGACTCATGTGAGAAGGGTGCATAATAAAGAGAGACCTTTCCAGTGCTCCTGCTGTGGAAAAAGGTTTTTCCAAAAGAACTCACTCACAATACACATGagaattcacactggagagaaaccataCCACTGCTCAGAATGTGGACAAAGCTTCTCCCAAATTAACGACAGAAAACGGCACCAGAAGAGgcaacacactggagagaagaCGACCTCTATTCTGCAGTCTGAAAGGCAAAGTCACAGAGACAGTCAATAA
- the LOC110528867 gene encoding zinc finger protein 271 isoform X2 yields the protein MMSSKEALGLKAEEMDTPEDLQDDNLIERDHFHSSNNEQQDGHLAVRRNVILERTKFNQRQQEAGETAHDFITALHCLSEHCGYGALLSEMIRDRLVMGLCDRTLSEQLQMDPEITLDKAVTRIRQNELVKKQQDLPENNFKAVSSAANVESELSHSTPQCPANTQCQSEKNNKNSDRPQQTQTTQDNGEEPQHTGGTDDWIEGFSPGGEKPHYCFDCGKSFRKVRDLIRHQRTHTGEKPHHCPDCEQSFARLDRLKSHQLTHTGMKAHQCPDCDKSYSQSYHLKRHHLRKHMKEKYFHCNHCEEIFSRPKDLKTHMHVHAGEMAYLQQETHTGKKPYHCSEINQCSDCGKSFRQVGDLKRHQRTHTGEKPYHCPDCDRAFSRLDRLKSHQLTHTGVKAHQCPDCDKSYSQSYHLKRHHQRKHMKGKYFRCNHCEELFSKPEDLKTHMHVHTGENAYLPQDTHTGKKPYHCSRCDKRFPDMAKLRSHLPVHTGDLALHCSDCGKCFLNKSKFERHQRTHTESVLYLCTDCGEGFSNMQRLERHQRMHTGEKPYHCTDCGKSFALEKTFKCHKQAHKFKLSGERAAYPCSECGNTFSRSCDVMTHVRRVHNKERPFQCSCCGKRFFQKNSLTIHMRIHTGEKPYHCSECGQSFSQINDRKRHQKRQHTGEKTTSILQSERQSHRDSQ from the coding sequence GCAGAGGAGATGGACACCCCAGAAGACCTGCAAGATGACAACCTGATCGAGCGGGACCACTTCCACAGTTCTAATAATGAGCAGCAAGATGGACATTTGGCAGTTAGGAGGAATGTTATATTAGAACGAACAAAATTCAACCAAAgacaacaggaagcaggagaGACAGCTCATGATTTTATCACTGCACTTCATTGTTTGTCAGAACATTGCGGTTATGGAGCTCTGCTCAGTGAGATGATAAGAGACAGACTAGTCATGGGCTTATGTGACAGAACACTGTCTGAGCAATTACAAATGGACCCAGAAATAACACTGGATAAAGCTGTCACACGCATTCGTCAAAATGAACTTGTGAAAAAGCAACAGGACCTGCCAGAGAATAACTTCAAAGCTGTCAGCAGTGCAGCAAATGTAGAGAGTGAGCTTTCACATAGCACACCGCAATGCCCAGCCAACACCCAGTGCCAATCTGAGAAAAACAATAAAAACTCAGACAGACCACAACAAACCCAAACAACACAGGATAATGGAGAGGAGCCCCAACATACAGGTGGCACTGATGATTGGATTGAGGGTTTCAGTCCTGGAGGAGAGAAGCCTCACTACTGCTTTGATTGCGGTAAGAGCTTTAGAAAAGTGAGGGATCTTATAAGACACCAGCGAACGCATACTGGAGAGAAGCCTCACCACTGCCCTGATTGTGAACAAAGTTTTGCTCGGTTAGATCGTCTTAAGTCACACCAACTAACACATACAGGAATGAAGGCTCACCAATGCCCTGATTGTGACAAAAGTTATTCTCAATCGTATCATTTGAAAAGACATCACCTGCGAAAGCATATGAAAGAGAAATACTTCCACTGCAATCATTGTGAGGAAATTTTCTCCAGACCGAAAGATCtaaaaacacacatgcatgtacatgCTGGAGAAATGGCATACCTTCAGCAAGAAACTCATACAGGtaagaagccttaccactgctctgaaATTAATCAGTGCTCCGACTGTGGGAAGAGCTTTCGACAAGTGGGGGATCTTAAAAGACACCAACGAACACATaccggagagaagccttaccactgcccTGATTGCGACAGAGCTTTCAGTCGATTAGATCGCCTTAAGTCACACCAGCTAACACATACAGGAGTGAAGGCTCACCAATGCCCTGATTGTGACAAAAGTTATTCTCAATCGTATCATTTGAAAAGACACCACCAGCGAAAGCATATGAAAGGGAAATACTTCCGCTGCAATCATTGTGAGGAACTTTTCTCCAAACCAGAAGATCtaaaaacacacatgcatgtacataCTGGAGAAAATGCATACCTTCCACAAGACACTCATACAGGAAAGAAACCTTACCACTGTTCAAGGTGTGATAAAAGATTTCCTGACATGGCAAAACTAAGATCACACCTTCCAGTACACACTGGAGACCTGGCACTCCACTGTTCTGACTGTGGAAAGTGTTTCTTAAACAAGTCAAAGTTTGAAAGACATCAAAGAACACACACTGAAAGTGTACTATACCTTTGCACTGACTGTGGGGAGGGTTTTTCAAATATGCAACGGTTGGAAAGGCACCAGCGAatgcacactggagagaaaccataCCACTGCACCGATTGCGGGAAGAGTTTTGCACTTGAAAAAACATTTAAGTGTCACAAGCAAGCACATAAGTTCAAACTTTCTGGAGAAAGAGCAGCCTATCCTTGCTCGGAATGTGGAAATACTTTTTCTCGTTCATGTGACGTGATGACTCATGTGAGAAGGGTGCATAATAAAGAGAGACCTTTCCAGTGCTCCTGCTGTGGAAAAAGGTTTTTCCAAAAGAACTCACTCACAATACACATGagaattcacactggagagaaaccataCCACTGCTCAGAATGTGGACAAAGCTTCTCCCAAATTAACGACAGAAAACGGCACCAGAAGAGgcaacacactggagagaagaCGACCTCTATTCTGCAGTCTGAAAGGCAAAGTCACAGAGACAGTCAATAA
- the LOC110528867 gene encoding zinc finger protein 883 isoform X3, with amino-acid sequence MDTPEDLQDDNLIERDHFHSSNNEQQDGHLAVRRNVILERTKFNQRQQEAGETAHDFITALHCLSEHCGYGALLSEMIRDRLVMGLCDRTLSEQLQMDPEITLDKAVTRIRQNELVKKQQDLPENNFKAVSSAANVESELSHSTPQCPANTQCQSEKNNKNSDRPQQTQTTQDNGEEPQHTGGTDDWIEGFSPGGEKPHYCFDCGKSFRKVRDLIRHQRTHTGEKPHHCPDCEQSFARLDRLKSHQLTHTGMKAHQCPDCDKSYSQSYHLKRHHLRKHMKEKYFHCNHCEEIFSRPKDLKTHMHVHAGEMAYLQQETHTGKKPYHCSEINQCSDCGKSFRQVGDLKRHQRTHTGEKPYHCPDCDRAFSRLDRLKSHQLTHTGVKAHQCPDCDKSYSQSYHLKRHHQRKHMKGKYFRCNHCEELFSKPEDLKTHMHVHTGENAYLPQDTHTGKKPYHCSRCDKRFPDMAKLRSHLPVHTGDLALHCSDCGKCFLNKSKFERHQRTHTESVLYLCTDCGEGFSNMQRLERHQRMHTGEKPYHCTDCGKSFALEKTFKCHKQAHKFKLSGERAAYPCSECGNTFSRSCDVMTHVRRVHNKERPFQCSCCGKRFFQKNSLTIHMRIHTGEKPYHCSECGQSFSQINDRKRHQKRQHTGEKTTSILQSERQSHRDSQ; translated from the coding sequence ATGGACACCCCAGAAGACCTGCAAGATGACAACCTGATCGAGCGGGACCACTTCCACAGTTCTAATAATGAGCAGCAAGATGGACATTTGGCAGTTAGGAGGAATGTTATATTAGAACGAACAAAATTCAACCAAAgacaacaggaagcaggagaGACAGCTCATGATTTTATCACTGCACTTCATTGTTTGTCAGAACATTGCGGTTATGGAGCTCTGCTCAGTGAGATGATAAGAGACAGACTAGTCATGGGCTTATGTGACAGAACACTGTCTGAGCAATTACAAATGGACCCAGAAATAACACTGGATAAAGCTGTCACACGCATTCGTCAAAATGAACTTGTGAAAAAGCAACAGGACCTGCCAGAGAATAACTTCAAAGCTGTCAGCAGTGCAGCAAATGTAGAGAGTGAGCTTTCACATAGCACACCGCAATGCCCAGCCAACACCCAGTGCCAATCTGAGAAAAACAATAAAAACTCAGACAGACCACAACAAACCCAAACAACACAGGATAATGGAGAGGAGCCCCAACATACAGGTGGCACTGATGATTGGATTGAGGGTTTCAGTCCTGGAGGAGAGAAGCCTCACTACTGCTTTGATTGCGGTAAGAGCTTTAGAAAAGTGAGGGATCTTATAAGACACCAGCGAACGCATACTGGAGAGAAGCCTCACCACTGCCCTGATTGTGAACAAAGTTTTGCTCGGTTAGATCGTCTTAAGTCACACCAACTAACACATACAGGAATGAAGGCTCACCAATGCCCTGATTGTGACAAAAGTTATTCTCAATCGTATCATTTGAAAAGACATCACCTGCGAAAGCATATGAAAGAGAAATACTTCCACTGCAATCATTGTGAGGAAATTTTCTCCAGACCGAAAGATCtaaaaacacacatgcatgtacatgCTGGAGAAATGGCATACCTTCAGCAAGAAACTCATACAGGtaagaagccttaccactgctctgaaATTAATCAGTGCTCCGACTGTGGGAAGAGCTTTCGACAAGTGGGGGATCTTAAAAGACACCAACGAACACATaccggagagaagccttaccactgcccTGATTGCGACAGAGCTTTCAGTCGATTAGATCGCCTTAAGTCACACCAGCTAACACATACAGGAGTGAAGGCTCACCAATGCCCTGATTGTGACAAAAGTTATTCTCAATCGTATCATTTGAAAAGACACCACCAGCGAAAGCATATGAAAGGGAAATACTTCCGCTGCAATCATTGTGAGGAACTTTTCTCCAAACCAGAAGATCtaaaaacacacatgcatgtacataCTGGAGAAAATGCATACCTTCCACAAGACACTCATACAGGAAAGAAACCTTACCACTGTTCAAGGTGTGATAAAAGATTTCCTGACATGGCAAAACTAAGATCACACCTTCCAGTACACACTGGAGACCTGGCACTCCACTGTTCTGACTGTGGAAAGTGTTTCTTAAACAAGTCAAAGTTTGAAAGACATCAAAGAACACACACTGAAAGTGTACTATACCTTTGCACTGACTGTGGGGAGGGTTTTTCAAATATGCAACGGTTGGAAAGGCACCAGCGAatgcacactggagagaaaccataCCACTGCACCGATTGCGGGAAGAGTTTTGCACTTGAAAAAACATTTAAGTGTCACAAGCAAGCACATAAGTTCAAACTTTCTGGAGAAAGAGCAGCCTATCCTTGCTCGGAATGTGGAAATACTTTTTCTCGTTCATGTGACGTGATGACTCATGTGAGAAGGGTGCATAATAAAGAGAGACCTTTCCAGTGCTCCTGCTGTGGAAAAAGGTTTTTCCAAAAGAACTCACTCACAATACACATGagaattcacactggagagaaaccataCCACTGCTCAGAATGTGGACAAAGCTTCTCCCAAATTAACGACAGAAAACGGCACCAGAAGAGgcaacacactggagagaagaCGACCTCTATTCTGCAGTCTGAAAGGCAAAGTCACAGAGACAGTCAATAA